GTTGTGGCTGATGCCGCCCTTGCATCGGACGAACAGCATGGCGAAATCGGTGATCTTGGCCATGGACTGGCCGTCATGGCCGGCGCCGGACACCAGCTTCGGCGCCTTGAGCCCGAGCGAATCCAGGCTCTGTGTCAGCCCGTCCTGAAGCCAGGGCGCACAGGCCGCCGTCGGGCAGTCGTGATACGTGTCATGGGTCATCGAACAGCCGCGCGCGGCCGCGATCGCCTCGGCCTTGGCGATGAACTGCTTCAGGGCCTTCGCGCGGGGCGCATCGGAAGCAGCCCTGAGATCCAGAACGAACTCGACGTGATCCGGGATCACGTTGACCGCACCCGGCATGACCTTGATCGTGCCAACGGTTGCCACCATGGCATCGTCAGGATGGGCCTTGGCGATCGCCTCGGCGGCGAGCGCCATCTCAGCGGCGGCCAGATAGGCGTCCTGGCGGAGTGTCATCGGCACGGTGCCGGCATGGCCGGCGACGCCGCGCACATTCACCCGGGTGCGGTTCTGCCCAGCAATCGAGGTGACCACGCCGAGCGGCAGGTCGCCATGCTCCAGCACCGGCCCCTGCTCGATATGCACCTCGACATAGGCGAGCGCCTCTTCCTGCGTCAGCGCCGCGGTGCCGACCGCTGCCGTGTCGAGCCCGTAATCCGCCATCGCCTTTTCCAGGCTGATGCCGTCGCGGTCCACACCCTTGAGCCAGGCCGTATCGAAGGCCCCCGCAGTCGCCGCCGAGGACGAGAGGACAGTCGGGAACCGGCTCCCCTCCTCGTCGCCGAAGGCCAGCACATCCACCGCGAAGGGAAAGCGCTGGTTCTGGTCGCGGAAATGCTCGACCGCCAGAATACCGGCGACCACACCGAGCATGCCGTCATACTTGCCGGCATTGAGGACCGTATCGATATGCGAGCCGATCAGCAGACGCGGAACCCGGTTGGCGCCTTCCGGCTCGCCATCGCGCGCATAATGGCCGCGCACGGTCCCCAGCGCGTCCTCAGCTGCCACCATGCCGGCTTCCTGCATCCAGCGGCCGACGAGATGGGCGGCCCGCTTGTGCTCGGGCGTCAGGAACCGCCTGGTCAGACGATCGGGCTCTTCCGAGATCGCCGCCAGCTCGTCCAGCATGGCCTCGGCCCGACGGCCGAGGCGCTCGATATCCAGTGTCATTTGATGCTCGCGAGATAGGCACCGAGTTCAGCTCGATGGCTATCGGTCATCCCGCTCTCGTTGCCAAGGGGCATGGCGTTGGATTGCACGGCCTGCTGGACGATCTGCTGGGCATAGCGGCGAAGATCGGCCGCCGTCTCCAGCGTCACGCCCTTCGGCGCCTCGGTGAAGCCTTCATGCTTGGGGCGGCGCGCATGGCAATTGGCGCAATGGGTCGCCGTCAGTTCGAGCGCCCGGGCTTCCGTCACCTGCCCTGCCGCTGCAAGGTCGAGCTTGGGGCGCTGCGCCGTCACGAAGATGGCAACCACAAGGGCGATCGCCGAGACCGGCACGGCCCAGCCATAGCTTTGCCAGGGGTCGCCCGCTTCGTGACGATTGATCGTGTGCTGCACCAGCGCGCCGATCACCACCACCAGGGCCACGACCAGCCAGGAATGGGGATGGCCGTAGAGCATCGGATAATGGTTCGACACCATCATCAGGAGCACCGGCAGGGTCAGGTAATTGTTGTGGGTCGAGCGGGTCTTGCCGATCTTGCCGTATTTCGGGTCCGGTCTGCGCCCCGCGATCAGGTCACCGACCACGATCTTCTGGTTCGGCACGATCACCATGAAGACATTGGCCGCCATGATCGTACCGACGAACACGCCGACATGGATGAAGGCGCCGCGGCCGGAGAACACATGGGAGAAGGCCCAGGCGGCCCCGATGATCAACAGGAAGACGATCGTCGACAGCACGGCAGGGAAGCCGGCGAGCGGCGACTTGCACAGCTGGTCATAGATGATCCAGCCGGCGACGATCCCGCCAAGCGAGATGGCGATCGCCTGCCAGGGCTCGATCTTCGCGACTGTCGGATCGATCAGGAAGCCGCGGGCATTGAAATAATATTGCGCGACCAGCAGGCAGAAGCCGGAGACCCAGGTGAGATAGGCAGCCCAGCGGTGCCAGATCAGGTCCGGCGGCAGGTTGGGCGGTGCGACCAGGTACTTGTCGACATAGTAGAAGCCGCCACCATGGACCTCCCAGGCGGTGCCGCCGGGGCCGCCCGGCGCATCGGCCGGCTTCGGCTTCAGCTGGTAGTCCAGCGACATGAAGTAGAAGCTGGTGCCGATCCAGGTGATCCCCACCGTGATGTGGAACCAGCGCGACAAGAGGTTGATCCAGTCGGCGGCAAGGGCGAAGTCCATCGAAATTCCGTTCCGGCTCTTGTCGTGGTGATGAGGGTCGTCGGGGGCTCGCGGGCGGGGGAGATCAACTCTGGTCGAAGGCGGCAGGGAGGCGGAGCGAGCACTCGCTCCTGTTCCACGAAAGCTCCTGCGCGGGTGTCACGCCGGAGAGGACTCGGATCTCACGATCCGCGATAGGTCGAGTAGCTGTAGGGGGCGAGCAACAGTGGGATGTGATAGTGCTGATCGAGCGCTGATACGCTGAACCTCAGCTCGACAATGTCGAGAAACGGCGGGTCAAGCACCGGCATTCCAGCTGCCCGATGATAGGCTGCCGCATCGTATTGCAAGGCGTATGGGCCGGGTTTGATCGTTGCAGGCGTCAGAAGCGGCTTGTCCACGCGGCCATCGGCATTGGTGGTGCCTTCGGACACCAGCGTGCGGTTCTCGCCGTCCATGCGGTACAGCCTGTAGCGGATGCCGACTGCCGGGCGGCCAAGCGCGACGTCGAGAACATGGGTCGTCAAATGTCCAGGCATGGGCCCCTCAAATGGCACTGATCGCCCATATTGACGGGCCGCCATGGGATTTGCACGACGAAAGTACAGGCATTCCGCAGAGGCAATTCGTATTGAGTTGCCAGAGGCGAAGGCAATGGCAGCGCCCGGCGGGCCCTAGACCTCAGGTTCGAGGTGCCGGATCACGAACCCGATGCCAACGAAATAGACGCTCGCAACCCCCAGCCCAGCCTTGATCCAGAGATTGGGCTGAAGGTCGGTCACAATCGCCGCGAGGGCCGCGAGCGACCAGAGCGCCAGCATGGCCAGCGTCAGCGGCCGGAACCGGCGCACCCGGATCGGATGGACCATCATGATCGGGGCAAACATGGCTGCCACCAGCACCACGATCGCGCCTGCGTTGGCCCAGGACGGCGCATCGAAAGCGAAAATGAGAAAGGCGGCGATGTTCCAGGTGGCTGGAAAGCCACGAAACCCGCCTTCCGGGGTCTTCATCGTCGTATCGGCGAAATAGAACGCGGACCCGATCAGGATCGCGGCCGCCAGCACGCCTTCATAGCCGCGCGGCAGCATGCCGGATGCGAACAGGGCATAGGTCGGAACCACCACATAGGTGGCGAAATCAATCACCAGGTCGAGGATTTCGCCAGAGAAGCGTGGCAAGGCTTGCCGGACATTGATGAAACGCGCGAGCGAGCCATCCACGCCATCGACGATCAGGGCCACAGCCAGCCAGAAGAACATCGCGGCGTGGCGCCCGTCGACGGCGGCCTGCAGGGCAAGCAGCGCCAGCACCGCGCCGGTGGCGGTGAACAGGTGAACCAAAAGGGCCAGAAACCGCCAGGTCCTGAGGATCTGCTTCTCGTCCAACCAACACTCTCCCCGGCCACGAATCCCTGCCGTCGCCGTGCCGCCTTAGAAGCCCCAGCCTGCGGCATCGTCAACCGGCGAACCGGCGCGCCTTTCGCCACCGGCGTCAGAATGATATGTTATGGGCCACGGATCAAAGCAGGAGAGCGTGTCCATGGCGCGCGAAAAAAGTGCCGCCCTCGACGTCCCGACACGGACCGATCTGTGCATCGTGGGCGGCGGTCCTGCCGGTTTTTTTTCTGCCCTCGCTGTCCGGTCGATTGGTCTCGATGTCACGCTTCTGGCGCCGCCGGCAGGCCCTGACCGGCGGAGCAGTGCCCTCATGGATGGGTCGGTGCGCGCACTCGACGCGCTCGGCGTCTGGGCCGCACTGGCCGGCAAGGCGGCGCCTTTGCGGGTCATGCGGCTGGTCGACGATACCGGCCGGTTGATCCGGGCGCCCCTGTTTGAAGGCCGCTCGTCAGAGATCGGCCTTGATGCCTTCGGCTACAATCTTCTGAACACCGATCTGAATGCCGCCCTGCGGCTTGCAGCGGAAAAGGCCGGCGTCACAATCCTCGCCGAAGCCGCAACCGCGATCGAGATTGGCGAGGCCGATGTCGGGATCACGCTGGCGTCCGGCCGGCGGTTGAATGCCCCGCTGGTCGCTGGCGCGGATGGTCGCCGGTCGCTCGTGCGCCAGGCAGCCGGCATCGATATCATCGAGGAACGCTATCCGCAGACTGCCGTCACGGCGAATTTTGCCCATTCCAGGCCCCACAACGACGTCTCCACCGAATTCCATACGCCGTCCGGTCCTTTCACGCTGGTGCCGCTGCCGGGTGACCGATCGAGCCTGGTCTGTGTGGTGACGCCGGACGAAGCCAGCCGGTTGCTGGAACTCGAGGACGCAGCATTCGCGCGCGAGATCGAGCGCCGCTCGCAGGGCATTCTCGGCAAGGTGACCGTGGAGCCCGGTCGCGGCCGCTTCGACCTCGCCGTGATAACCCCGACCCGCTTCGGTGTGCCACGCGTGGCGCTGGTCGGCGAGGCCGCTCACGTCGTGCCACCGATCGGTGCCCAGGGCTTGAATCTCGGCCTGCGCGATGGCGCCGCACTTGCCGATTGTCTGGCGGATGCCCAGCGTCAAGGCACCGATCTGGGAGGCGCCGACACCATGCGCGCCTATGACATGGCAAGGCGCGCCGACATCGTCAGCCGCTC
This region of Phreatobacter aquaticus genomic DNA includes:
- the uraH gene encoding hydroxyisourate hydrolase; protein product: MPGHLTTHVLDVALGRPAVGIRYRLYRMDGENRTLVSEGTTNADGRVDKPLLTPATIKPGPYALQYDAAAYHRAAGMPVLDPPFLDIVELRFSVSALDQHYHIPLLLAPYSYSTYRGS
- a CDS encoding CDP-alcohol phosphatidyltransferase family protein, coding for MDEKQILRTWRFLALLVHLFTATGAVLALLALQAAVDGRHAAMFFWLAVALIVDGVDGSLARFINVRQALPRFSGEILDLVIDFATYVVVPTYALFASGMLPRGYEGVLAAAILIGSAFYFADTTMKTPEGGFRGFPATWNIAAFLIFAFDAPSWANAGAIVVLVAAMFAPIMMVHPIRVRRFRPLTLAMLALWSLAALAAIVTDLQPNLWIKAGLGVASVYFVGIGFVIRHLEPEV
- a CDS encoding allantoate amidohydrolase — translated: MTLDIERLGRRAEAMLDELAAISEEPDRLTRRFLTPEHKRAAHLVGRWMQEAGMVAAEDALGTVRGHYARDGEPEGANRVPRLLIGSHIDTVLNAGKYDGMLGVVAGILAVEHFRDQNQRFPFAVDVLAFGDEEGSRFPTVLSSSAATAGAFDTAWLKGVDRDGISLEKAMADYGLDTAAVGTAALTQEEALAYVEVHIEQGPVLEHGDLPLGVVTSIAGQNRTRVNVRGVAGHAGTVPMTLRQDAYLAAAEMALAAEAIAKAHPDDAMVATVGTIKVMPGAVNVIPDHVEFVLDLRAASDAPRAKALKQFIAKAEAIAAARGCSMTHDTYHDCPTAACAPWLQDGLTQSLDSLGLKAPKLVSGAGHDGQSMAKITDFAMLFVRCKGGISHNPAEFATVGDMGLAVAALIKFVEGFDPAKRG
- a CDS encoding UbiH/UbiF family hydroxylase, whose translation is MAREKSAALDVPTRTDLCIVGGGPAGFFSALAVRSIGLDVTLLAPPAGPDRRSSALMDGSVRALDALGVWAALAGKAAPLRVMRLVDDTGRLIRAPLFEGRSSEIGLDAFGYNLLNTDLNAALRLAAEKAGVTILAEAATAIEIGEADVGITLASGRRLNAPLVAGADGRRSLVRQAAGIDIIEERYPQTAVTANFAHSRPHNDVSTEFHTPSGPFTLVPLPGDRSSLVCVVTPDEASRLLELEDAAFAREIERRSQGILGKVTVEPGRGRFDLAVITPTRFGVPRVALVGEAAHVVPPIGAQGLNLGLRDGAALADCLADAQRQGTDLGGADTMRAYDMARRADIVSRSAAIHALNRSLLSEFMPVNSARGMGLWLMDQIGPVRRAFMREGLQPSHALPRLMRGERPQAA
- a CDS encoding urate hydroxylase PuuD, coding for MDFALAADWINLLSRWFHITVGITWIGTSFYFMSLDYQLKPKPADAPGGPGGTAWEVHGGGFYYVDKYLVAPPNLPPDLIWHRWAAYLTWVSGFCLLVAQYYFNARGFLIDPTVAKIEPWQAIAISLGGIVAGWIIYDQLCKSPLAGFPAVLSTIVFLLIIGAAWAFSHVFSGRGAFIHVGVFVGTIMAANVFMVIVPNQKIVVGDLIAGRRPDPKYGKIGKTRSTHNNYLTLPVLLMMVSNHYPMLYGHPHSWLVVALVVVIGALVQHTINRHEAGDPWQSYGWAVPVSAIALVVAIFVTAQRPKLDLAAAGQVTEARALELTATHCANCHARRPKHEGFTEAPKGVTLETAADLRRYAQQIVQQAVQSNAMPLGNESGMTDSHRAELGAYLASIK